Proteins encoded within one genomic window of Granulicella pectinivorans:
- the purH gene encoding bifunctional phosphoribosylaminoimidazolecarboxamide formyltransferase/IMP cyclohydrolase, producing MIASTSSDSTDGLRRVRRALLSVTDKTGVVEFARGLSKFGVKLVSTGGTWSALRAGGLEVQEISGLTGFPEMLDGRVKTLHPKVHGGILHIRGNAEHMASVEEHGIEPIDMVVVNLYAFEKTAGKPGVSFAEVVENIDIGGPSMVRSAAKNFGDVAVVTSPSDYDAILAEMTETDGSLGYDTRWMLAKKAFAVTAAYDSGIATALEAVETPAGKAKFVDDALPPVLRVVAPLQQALRYGENPHQTAGLYADGSGKGVAGGKQLQGKELSYNNLVDLDACWELVTEFDPSEAVVAIIKHTNPCGAAAGTTVLEAYTRALEADPISAFGGVIGINREVDGAAAEEIAKLFVEAIVAPSFTPEALERFAAKKNLRLVQIDPVKTKRVIKQISGGYLVQDADRKSVTEAELQVVTERAPSPEEMKALLFSWTISKHVKSNAIVYGRYAEGFGQTVGIGAGQMSRVAAAEFGAQKAVLPLAGCVAASDAFFPFADGLEVVAKAGATAVIQPGGSVRDADVIAAANKLGVAMVFTGVRHFRHG from the coding sequence GTGATTGCTTCCACTTCCTCCGATTCGACCGATGGTTTGCGGCGAGTACGGCGGGCTTTGCTTTCGGTGACGGACAAGACGGGCGTGGTGGAGTTTGCCCGGGGACTTTCGAAGTTTGGCGTGAAGCTGGTTTCGACCGGCGGGACGTGGTCGGCGCTCAGGGCCGGTGGGCTTGAAGTGCAGGAGATCTCGGGGTTGACGGGGTTTCCGGAGATGCTGGATGGGCGGGTGAAGACGCTGCACCCGAAGGTTCATGGCGGGATTCTGCATATTCGCGGGAACGCGGAGCATATGGCTTCGGTTGAAGAGCATGGGATCGAACCGATCGATATGGTCGTGGTCAATCTTTATGCGTTTGAGAAGACGGCAGGGAAGCCTGGGGTGAGTTTCGCCGAGGTGGTCGAGAATATCGATATTGGCGGGCCTTCGATGGTGCGGTCGGCGGCGAAGAATTTTGGCGATGTGGCGGTGGTGACCTCTCCCAGCGACTATGACGCGATTCTTGCGGAGATGACGGAGACGGATGGGTCGCTGGGGTACGACACGCGCTGGATGCTGGCGAAGAAGGCGTTCGCGGTGACGGCTGCGTATGACTCGGGGATTGCCACGGCGCTGGAAGCGGTGGAGACGCCGGCGGGCAAGGCGAAGTTCGTGGACGATGCGCTGCCTCCGGTGCTGCGTGTGGTCGCGCCATTGCAGCAGGCGTTGCGGTATGGGGAGAATCCGCACCAGACGGCGGGTTTGTATGCAGATGGCTCGGGCAAGGGCGTTGCGGGCGGGAAGCAGTTGCAGGGGAAAGAGCTTAGCTATAACAACCTGGTCGATCTGGATGCGTGCTGGGAGCTGGTGACGGAGTTCGATCCGTCGGAGGCTGTGGTCGCGATTATCAAGCACACGAATCCATGCGGGGCTGCGGCGGGCACGACGGTGCTGGAGGCGTATACGCGGGCGCTGGAGGCCGATCCGATCTCGGCGTTTGGGGGCGTGATCGGGATCAATCGCGAGGTGGATGGAGCAGCGGCGGAGGAGATTGCGAAGCTGTTCGTGGAGGCGATTGTGGCGCCCTCCTTTACTCCTGAGGCGCTGGAGCGGTTTGCGGCGAAGAAGAATCTGCGGTTGGTGCAGATCGATCCGGTGAAGACGAAGCGGGTGATCAAGCAGATCTCGGGTGGGTATCTGGTGCAGGATGCGGATCGGAAGTCGGTGACCGAGGCGGAGCTGCAGGTGGTGACGGAGCGGGCTCCTTCGCCTGAAGAGATGAAGGCTCTGCTGTTCTCGTGGACGATCTCGAAGCATGTGAAGTCGAATGCGATTGTGTATGGGCGGTATGCCGAGGGCTTTGGGCAGACGGTTGGGATCGGCGCGGGACAGATGAGCCGGGTGGCCGCGGCGGAGTTTGGGGCTCAGAAGGCTGTGCTTCCCCTGGCCGGATGCGTGGCGGCCAGCGATGCGTTCTTTCCGTTTGCGGATGGTCTGGAGGTTGTCGCGAAGGCGGGGGCTACGGCGGTGATTCAGCCGGGTGGCTCGGTGCGGGACGCGGATGTGATTGCGGCGGCGAATAAGCTGGGCGTGGCGATGGTGTTTACGGGGGTTCGGCACTTCCGGCATGGATGA